One part of the Sciurus carolinensis chromosome 4, mSciCar1.2, whole genome shotgun sequence genome encodes these proteins:
- the LOC124983967 gene encoding mitochondrial import receptor subunit TOM20 homolog produces MCYCIYFNHKRQSNPNFKNRLQERENEKGVEHLTNAIAVCGLLQQLLQVSQQTLPPPVFQMLLSKLPTIKDM; encoded by the coding sequence ATGTGCTACTGCATCTACTTCAACCACAAGAGGCAGAGCAACCCCAACTTTAAGAACAGGCTTCAGGAACGTGAAAATGAGAAAGGTGTGGAACACCTGACAAATGCAATTGCTGTGTGTGGACTGCTACAGCAGTTGCTTCAAGTGTCACAGCAAACTCTTCCACCACCAGTGTTCCAGATGCTTCTGAGTAAGCTCCCAACAATTAAAGACATGTAA